A window from Felis catus isolate Fca126 chromosome B1, F.catus_Fca126_mat1.0, whole genome shotgun sequence encodes these proteins:
- the BBS12 gene encoding Bardet-Biedl syndrome 12 protein, with protein MVMACRVINKRRHVGLQQLSSFSGTGRTFLGPVKSSKFIVDEERHESILISSVVRLLESLDLTSAVGQLLNEAVQTQNNTYKTGTSTLLFLVGAWSSAAEECLHLGVPISLIVSVMSEGLNSCIEEVVSLQVPIHNIFDHIDSTKTFSGLETCGVSLCPFLQIPSDTGLQKAHDLKDVASPSLTVYNLSGIPVRSPKLFRPQAEDEANKNTLQNPQTLKKSLLADSRCRKSILIHSRHFNRTDSNRWINKPEGFLEQHGAATPHTYRCNDLVELEMGLSHGDHNSMKLVDAAVRLQFQNASTQQGNCTIPFMFDISRIFTCCLPGVPETFSCVCPGYITVVSISNTTLIKELQNQPVQIILIEGDLTENYRHLGFNKAANINTLLESMKVQQDSSEEQWTDYVLQVLIKFNVNLVLVQGNVSEDLIEKCMHSKRLVIGSVNSSVMQAFAEASGAVQVAYITQVNENCVGSGVCVTFWRSIPSDVIDRINILTILIKTEGINLVTVVLTSPLPAQMQAREDRFWTCAYRLYYALREQKVFLGGGAVEFLCLSHLQILAEQSLSKRNHVCSGWLHNTSSWLASSLALYRSTVLKCLANGWHKYLSALMYNTANCSSELGASTVIQQHLQSATDSGSPSSYILNEYSKLNSGIFNSGISNKLEQIPSVYDIVTPKTEAWRRALDLVLLVLQTDSEIITGLGHTQINSQETEGFLFL; from the coding sequence ATGGTGATGGCTTGCAGGGTCATAAATAAAAGAAGGCATGTGGGACTTCAGCAACTTTCATCATTTTCAGGAACAGGAAGAACCTTCCTAGGCCCAGTAAAATCATCTAAATTTATTGTTGATGAAGAGCGTCATGAAAGTATATTAATCAGTTCAGTAGTAAGACTTCTTGAAAGTTTGGATTTAACCAGTGCAGTGGGACAACTTCTCAATGAAGCAGTTCAAACACAAAATAACACCTATAAAACTGGAACCAGTACCCTTTTGTTTCTTGTCGGTGCATGGAGCAGTGCCGCTGAAGAATGTCTTCATTTGGGTGTCCCCATTTCATTAATAGTGTCTGTAATGTCAGAAGGCTTGAACTCTTGCATTGAAGAGGTAGTTTCCCTTCAAGTACCTATCCACAATATATTTGACCATATAGACAGCACAAAGACATTTTCTGGACTTGAAACATGTGGTGTCAGTTTGTGTCCTTTTCTACAGATCCCTTCAGATACTGGTTTACAGAAGGCGCATGATCTCAAGGATGTTGCCTCTCCATCACTGACCGTTTACAACCTTTCTGGGATACCTGTTAGATCACCTAAACTCTTTAGACCTCAGGCTGAGgatgaagcaaataaaaacacattacagAATCCTCAAACTCTGAAAAAGAGTCTGCTCGCCGACAGCCGCTGTAGAAAGTCAATACTAATCCACAGTAGGCATTTTAATAGGACAGATAGTAATCGGTGGATAAACAAACCAGAGGGATTTCTAGAACAACATGGTGCAGCTACTCCCCATACTTACAGATGTAATGATTTGGTAGAGTTGGAGATGGGTTTGAGTCATGGAGATCACAACAGCATGAAATTAGTAGATGCAGCAGTTCGACTACAATTTCAGAATGCAAGTACGCAACAAGGCAACTGTACAATACCATTTATGTTCGACATTTCAAGAATCTTCACTTGCTGTTTACCCGGTGTACCTGAAACTTTTTCTTGTGTCTGCCCAGGATATATCACTGTTGTATCAATATCTAATACTACTCTGATCAAGGAATTGCAGAATCAGCCTGTCCAGATTATTCTCATTGAGGGTGACCTCACAGAGAATTATCGCCACCTGGGATTTAATAAGGCTGCAAATATTAACACGCTATTAGAAAGTATGAAGGTTCAACAAGACAGCTCAGAagaacaatggacagattatGTATTACAGGTATTAATCAAGTTCAATGTGAACCTTGTCCTGGTACAAGGAAATGTGTCTGAAGATTTAATTGAAAAGTGCATGCACAGTAAGCGGTTGGTAATTGGCTCAGTGAACAGCAGTGTGATGCAGGCTTTCGCGGAAGCTTCAGGAGCAGTACAGGTGGCCTACATTACACAAGTGAATGAAAACTGTGTGGGCAGTGGGGTCTGTGTGACCTTCTGGAGAAGTATTCCCTCAGATGTCATAGATAGGATCAACATACTGACAATCttgataaaaacagaaggaattaaTTTGGTTACAGTAGTGCTCACTAGCCCACTCCCTGCACAGATGCAAGCCAGAGAAGACAGGTTCTGGACTTGTGCCTATCGTCTGTATTATGCTCTAAGAGAGCAAAAGGTCTTTCTTGGAGGTGGCGCAGTTGAATTTTTGTGTCTTAGCCATCTTCAAATTCTTGCAGAGCAATCACTGAGTAAAAGAAACCACGTCTGTTCAGGATGGCTTCATAATACTTCCTCTTGGCTGGCCTCATCTCTGGCACTATACAGATCAACTGTGCTGAAATGCCTGGCAAATGGATGGCACAAATACCTTTCAGCTCTCATGTATAACACTGCCAATTGCTCATCAGAATTGGGAGCCAGCACAGTCATTCAACAACATCTACAAAGTGCCACAGACTCTGGCTCTCCTTCATCTTACATCTTGAATGAATACAGTAAACTAAATAGTGGAATTTTTAATTCAGGCATTTCAAATAAACTGGAACAGATTCCAAGCGTTTATGACATTGTTACACCAAAGACTGAGGCGTGGCGCCGAGCTTTGGATTTAGTGCTTTTGGTACTTCAGACAGACAGTGAAATTATTACTGGACTTGGACACACACAGATAAATTCACAGGAAACAgagggctttttatttttgtag